The DNA segment AATCTTACACTACATTATCTAAACAGTATTAGTAACGAAGATCTCAACATGATGATGGTACGGAATCGAGATATCTTCATATTCATTTTACCGGAAGATAATTACACACTAATTCTTTTGAGATTTATGGCTGTCAAAAACCCATCATGATGTGTGACCCATGTATTTACAACTTTAGGAAGACAAACTCTTCCACAGCTGTAATTTCTCCTATTTTCTTTAATGCATCTCTACTAGGTTCCTCATCCAGACCAATTGTCATTACAGCTTGTTTTCCTGGTGCAATCCTACCAACACTCATGAAATTTACATTTACATTTTCTTCACTTATAATATTCCCCACTTTTCCAATGATCCCAGGTTGATCACTTTGCCTACAAAGTACAATACTTCCTTCAAGGCTTACATCAACACCAAAGGATCCAACTTTGGTCAAATGGGGTTTCCCATCTTTCACCCTTCCTTCAACTGTGATCTCACCCGAGTTTGAAATGGCACTAACGAATTTAGATTCGACATTGGCTATTCGAACCTGGATGAACTCGAGTGGTTTCTCGGGTGAACCGTCTAATACTATACGCTCTTCAGTTAGCCGAAGTCCTCTTTGTTTAGCTATGAAGTCTGCATTCACTAAGTTGACAAAAACACTAGATACAGGCTCAATTAAACCCTTGGTAACCATAGCTCGGAGCAACCGAGTATCAAGATCATCTGGACCTCTAGTTGAGGCATAAGTCACCTTTACAAACTTCACACCACTTCCACCAGCAACCAATTGCACTGCCAATCTACCTAGCTTCTCAGTGAGTGCAACATATGGTGAAAGTTCTAACAGGACCTGTAATATTGGCACAAGAAAAGTTGAAATGCAACATATGATTCCCTAGAAACGacaagggtaaactacactagtagttaccatttcaatttttattactcAACTATGAAATGTTACGAAATGAtcactcaattattcaattttgtctcttttttttaatcACCCGTAACTAACGAGGGcaatttttaaaattggcatTATAGTAACTTTAACCCTTGACATTCAAAAATTATGCtaatttaatcttgattctatAATCAGTTAACCCACATCATTCCCACAAAGTGTAACTTAATCTTTTTTTTgcagttttatttttctttgtaacgatgagggttaattttaaaagaatgagaatagataaaaatattatcttggatttttgagtgttttcttttttatatatatttttaatcaaattagctgttaaatttatttttttagctttttaagtGAAAGGGTTACAAAGAAAAGCTAAACTGCAAAAAAGATCAAATTGCACAATGTGCAAATGTTGAAGGTTTagatttttagaatcaagactaaattgacacaatgtataaatgttaaaggttaaagttgctattatatcaattttaaaagttatcacAGTTAGCCTACTGATGACAAAAAAAGACAAATTGAATAGTTGggtaattattttgtaacttttcatagttgaatgactcaaaaagaatttaataatagttgagtgaccattttgtaacttttcataattaagttactaaaaagaaatttattaattgtTAGGTAAATACTAGTATGGTTACTCAAAAGACAATTGAGAAATGGTACCTCAGCAGGAACCATTGGGGCATTTACAGCAGTGGCAGCAAGTTCCCCTCTCAAAGCCCCAACAACTGCTTCAGCAATTTCAAGGGCCACACCTTCCTGGTCATAATATAAGGCAATAAAACCAATAGAAGGAAGAGGTAAAGAAAAGGGTAGAAGCCAAATTAAATAGTCAAGCAGGTGGTATAATTACCATAAAGTCTTTATATTAGTCGGATTGTATTTTACTCTctatatttaaaaaatgggcaaattagtaaactggtctttttattaaaaattttatctatacGTATGCTAGTGTACAATAAtcatttttaacagtaaaaataaataaaatttttaacaaaaaggagtAGTTTATTTTTTCATCTAACGTTCAAatattaatttacccattttttgagaaaaagtacaaaaatgtatcTTGACTTTAGTACAAGGGACTCCACCTCAAACAAGTACCTGAGCCTCAGTGGTACTAGCACCAAGATGAGGAGTTACAGTCACATTTTCATGCCTCACTAACTTATTCTCTTGTGGAGGAGGTTCTTCAGTGAATACATCAAGTGCTGCCTGCAAAAAGAACCAAACATTACCAACTCTCCAATTATGTAGTACTTACTTGAAAATGTACACATACCTGAGCAACAACCCCGGAATCTAAGGCTCGTAGTAAAGCTTCCTCATCAATAACACCACCACGGGCGACGTTGATGATACGAACCCCTTTCTTCACTCGAGAAAAAGTTTCATCATTGAACATTTTGGATGTAGCAGGAGTGAGAGGCATGTGCAAGGAGATGAAATCAGCAGTTGTTAATGCTTCTCCAAATGACACTAGCTCCACACCAATGGCACGAGCACGGTCTGCTGGTGCATAAGGATCATGTGCAATTACTTGCATTCCAAGTCCCTTAGCACGCCTGGCTACTTCAGAACCAACTTTCCCAAACCCCATTACAGCAAGTGTTTTCCCCACAAGAGATACCCCTACATACTTGTTTCTCTCCCATTTCCCTGTACAATTTAAAACCATTGACAAAATATTAACTTTCAAGTTTTAAGCTTCTTTATGAAATACCAACAGTCATACTAATACAATAAACAAGTAACAATTTATAACTATAGaacaaattctaaattttaaaacacacacaaacaaagaatagcacacaaaCTGTTTGAAGAAATGCCTGAATGAAATTAAATGAGTAACAAAACAAACCGGCTTTGACAGAAGCATCAGCCTGGGCAACATTCCTGGAAACAGCAGTAAGCAAAGCAATCCCATGTTCCGCAGCAGCAATAGTATTGGCTGTAGGCGCATTAACAACGAGGCACCCATGTTCCGTAGCAGCCGATATATCCACATTATCAATCCCAACACCAGCTCTGCCCACAACCTTTAGCCTACCCATAGCCGATTCAAACACTTCTCGGGTCACCTTGGTTCCACTCCTCACTATCAGAGCATCACAAAGTGAAATCTTGGTACAAAGCTCTTCGGGACTTAAGTTGTAAGAGCAGTCGACGTTGGCGAAAGTTTTGAGCAGTTGGATACCGGCGTCACCGATCTTTTCAGCCACGAGGACGGTGGGTTTTGCGCCCAAAGCGGTGGCTAGGACTACgagggttttgggttttttggGGCGGGGAAAGATGGCTCGAGAAGGAAGAGAAGAGCGCCATGACAGAGAGATAGTTGTGTTGAGGGAGATCGTCAGGTTCGATGAAGATATTACAGACATTGCTTATTGGCTCTCCCCTCACTTTCTCTCAGTGTGTACCAGTGTTGTATTCACGACACGTTGACCCCCTTTTCAGAtggataaatttaaaaagaaaaaaaaaagaatttgaggTTCTAAAATTAGCAATGTTCTAATAACCAACAGCTGTTTCAGTTCGTTACTTCTGTTATCACATGTGAATtcggtttaattaaataaattcaatgaTGTTTGAATGGGATAAAACCTGTCGAGTATCGGtccaaaaattattattaaaccgGTTGAATTAAAATAGTTGAATATGTCAAAAAATAGGTtgaattaagtttttaaaatttttaataatttttaatccaACGAGTCAAACCAACAAGCCGTCAAATTGTTTTAGTTTtgcattaattttttttgtattactAGTTTCTAAGtatgttattttgatttttaaaataaaactttttagcTCAACTATCtcaaattttagtgattaaaatgaaaatttttgaataattaaataattgttctataattttttaaaatttcgtgaccaaaatataattttattaatagtttaatgaccttaAAAGTAATTTAtcttatatttttgtttattttttaaggaCTTTTAGTGAAATGCCAACGTCTTGTTATTACGTTTGTCAATTGAAAGATAGGGTTGGCTTCAAGTTgagagttaattttaatttttttgagttacACATCGTCCTGCGtttgagttaattttaattttgatgattttgaattcgggttatttttaatttgtgtCACTCAAGTTTGTCAGCCGAGCATTTTTAATCAagttatttcaatttcatatcatacgagagtttaaatcattttaaattcgAGTTAATTTCAGTTTGAATTGTTCTGAATTTAgggtatttttttatttgaattactTAAGTTTTTTGCCAGGACATTTCTAAGTCTTGATCAGTTTTGgattttttcattcaaatttgacaCTTTTAATTTGTACCATTTTGGATTACATTTTCGAATCATTTTTTAAGTTTGAGTTAAGGGAATACGGGATAGCGATTTTCGTTATTAAATCagattattaaatttatattcaaattaattaaatcgGATTTACAAATTTATATCAAAACCCAATCTACtatcaatatataatttttttaatgtgagTGCATGGATTTGTACAAATTTTGGgttatttaaagttttttaatgtgaaatgaaatgtgtttttcttttgaaaaagtgAAACGAGGCAAGGAAAGAAATCGTTTAACAAGTTGTGCCAAAATCCAGTTTTGATTCTTCCCTTGTAGTCAAGGATATGTATTGGATTGATTGGGACTTCCACCAAACAGTGAACTTATTCAACATGCATGCAAAATGGAGATTGATCTTTTCTTCTTTAATTACTAGTGTTAGTAGTAATTTGACAAAGTGATTTGATCAatgaaaatgggaaaaagaaaggagaaaagcaTAAGCCAATTTGAGACCAAGCTTGACCTCTGacatggtagtaaggtgaagatTATCTGCATTTAGAGGCAACCCCTTGGCATCCACACACTTTACATTCTTCATCTTTATCCCCATTTGAGCTTTTCTCACCATCTCTATATTTGTAATTGTACCTTCTCCGGAGGCAAGTACGACCTGATATTAACTTCAACCAATCAATAATCCGATTCATTCTGACTTTGGTAGCTCTACTATATTTAAACTGAAAGATATAACTCTTTATTTTAGCATAATTTTATCGTTCTACTTTTATGATGTTTTTTGTTAATTCAAATTTTTACCAACTTTGACTGTTCCCGTTAAATTGTTTGCGCGCAATTTTTCTAAAAACAATTTACATGTCAATTGGACATCACGCTAGAACTTTAATGGAAATAATTAATAGTgttaggggcaaatctagaaattCATTTAGTGTAGTcggaattgaattataaagtttTAGAGAgaacaaaatgtaattttatcatgtattaccTTATGATTTCTTCATTTTTGAAGGGATTAAATAGAAACCTTTTCATTTTTAgaccaaagtgcaattttacctatataaacttttaatttcatcatttatagAAGTATTAAAAACCAAGTTTCCATTTTTGGGAGCCAAGACCCATGTATGCCCCTTGAATTCGCAGTTGTTAACAGTTTGAACTAActaataataacattataaaaatagaatgACCTAATTATGCTAAATttaagtatagggattaaatctcCAATTAACATAATAGAGGGACCAAAACAAGAATTTGACCTTAAATCAAGCATAAGTAAACAATTGAAGAGAGACAAAGACCTGGATAAAAGGTAGAGAGGGGAGATTAAGATCCAAACACAAGTCCTCAATGAGCATCACCATCTTCCCTTTATATGTCTCAGCATCATCTTTATTAACTGTATCACTCTCACCTTGAAACCACAATATGGCCCTTATGGTTCCACCACCATCCTTCAATGCCTCATTGGCTCGTTTCACCAATTGATCATACAAACGGCTTCCTTTTCCCCATTTGTTTATGGAAGTCCCACCAACAGCACAAGGGACCAAGCCGATGATGCCGGTTCTGGACCTGTGTGATCGAATGATCTCGTTAGCGAATGCCATCCCAGGTCCAACCCCACAAACCTTTCCTATATCAATGTCTACATGTAGGGGTTCCCTTGCTACTTCCCAATCAAGGTTCGCGGTGAAGCGGAGGATGGACCGCTTTGGTTTGCATTCAGGCGGGATGTTACCGTCCCACTTCCCATGATTGACACCACCCCGGCCGGCCATGTTACTTTGTCCTGCTAGGATAAATATGTCCTTTGCGGTGTTATTTCGCCCTAAAACTAAAGTTGAACCGGTAACACACAACATAGAGAACCATGTCATCAACTTGAACATGTTGGACATGTTGTAAGTGAAGATactgaaaaaaaaagagtaaagctttgtttgttcttttataggaataataaatttgataggatttttaacaattaaaaagaCAGATGTGATTTGCCTTATTTAGGCAAGGGATTTCAATAAGGGTATTTATtattttgacaaattaaaattggaattttcttcttctttttttttttggaaagaattaaaattagaaattttaatcATGGGTGTAAAGGAAAAAGCATATTAAATGGCCAACAAACTTTAAAATTCACCTttgtaatatgcttttaaatcaaggaataataataaatttaatccccttaccaaaaataataaatttaacctttaatatttacATCCTTTTGTctatttaaatctttttttttaagttaaatttggccCTTGTAACACCCTCTGTACCCAACCTGACTGTCAGGTCAATATATCGAAATGCTATATTTGTTGCTGAAGCAACAATAGTCAATTTTGTTTCATTCTGAATACTTATTTAATCACCTTGATCAATTTAAGCTTTTAATATGCCTTAGTATTATTTTCGAGTCTTATACGGGTTTATTACAGCTTTTAAAATAGTCTAAAGAGAAATATGAACTAGAGTGAAAGGCTTTCAAAATTTAAGGGTGACATCGCGACATCAGAGGATTCCTCATTACGACTTTACAAATTGACTTATGTCGTCGTGACGTGGTTCCTCCGTCATCACGTCAAGAATTCTATTTCCCATGTTTTAccatattttaagtttttaacatCCAAGTCCTTTTTCAAAGCTCAAAATTCAATCAATCCAACTCATTTCACATGGCAAATCATTCACATTTAAGTATTTATAGTTTCAAGTCCAcataatataacatgatattcaATCAAAAATAACAAGGCGTATAAAATTGACACAATTAtcaaagttttacaaataagtctaTTAGAGGATTCACGcttacaaatataatttattttttctacatACCATGACTaatgtcaatatatatatacctattaatttattaattaggacAACATACTTAGTACCTAACAaagcatttgaatttattttatgtattttcaaGTCCATTATTTACAACAATTTCTTATTATATCACTCTTCTATTATTTtgcctcctcctctccattccatatccttaatatattttttatatatacataaatctTTTTCTCTTAACAtattgttgtaggccaatttaaccccatgacccatttacatttTACAAGCCCGTTTACAACATTAGCCCAATTACCCAAACCCGAATAGCCCATTTTACACCCTCAACCCCTTACAAACTCATCAGACCCACTTAAACCCATTAAACCCAATCCCTAAACCCATCAAAACCCGGAGCCCAACAACCAAACCCAAATACGACCCAATAACCGAACCTACCCGAGCCCACCTAAGCTAACCCAAcctaacccaaaacccaaaagCCCAAATCAGAAACAAAAAAACACCTAACCCTAATCACCCCTTAGCTGAACTTACCCCCACCTGCCCTCTGACACCAGCACCGGTCACCATCCCCTGGTGCCACCAGCTCTGCTCCACCGCCCCAATACCTGCAAGAAGAgacagaaataataaaaaaatatttgtaaaaggGTTATAAAACCCGAATAAAAGGCTGTAAAAAATAAAGGGATTTTGGCTATCAAGACAAAAAgggatttttctttattttttgcatcaatactagaggtgtgcatgggccgggcccataaaaaaatttcagcccgTTTTCAAGGCTCGGGCCCGGCCCGCAATATGGGCCTAGAAATTTTTCCatgcccggcccgggaaaaaatgataggcccgagcccggcccggcccggcccggccatatttaaaaaaattgcttttttttattaaataaaaaactttaaaatataataaatcaaatacatttaaaacataaaaataaatattaaagcaaaaaacaaataaaaaataagactaaaataattcttaaaataatacataaattaaaaataaaataaaaagtaattatattaaaattgaaaaattgaaacaaattaaaattaaattaagaactaaattatattaataacaaaagttttacaatattaaaataacattaaaaacaagaaaaagagtaaagtaaaatactaaagttacttaaaattaaaaataatttttttaaaaaataatttaatattaaaatcgggccgggcccgggccaaaaaaatcctacctgaggcccggcccattttctaaacaggcctcgttttttgtccaagcccattttttgggcctatatttttactcaaaccctcccatttttccgGCGGGCTTTTGGGCCgagccgggccgcccggcccatgcacacctctaatcaATACTAGTGAATTAAACACAAAAACAattccaaaatatcaaaacagtGGAACATCATCGAATCAGACCAAATCCTAAGGTGaatctccttttttattttctgttcattttcgatttttttccatatctaaatacataaatataaataaaaataatattataaaacgtaaaaaaataaaaaaaaagaggcgaatttttacctttccgaccaccgtgtacggtggccggtgCTAGCGACAGACGGCAGCCGATGATcggccggtgaccggccccctggCCAGATTTCCCTCCCTTCTCCCTCCTCTCTCTTTCtctcccttcttttctttttttctttccccccttcacaaatgaatttttttttctgaaaatgggcctatttatagccctccgaaacgacgtcgttttgggggctgtacttaagccccaaaacgacgtcgtttcaccaTGCCCGGCCCGTTCAACCCGAACCCtcctcaggatccgcgtgtttttaactCAATGGTATATTTATGCAATTGGTCCTTCCGCAATTTTATCTTTCGCAATCAAGTTATCTTTGGATTACAGATCGACCCTAAAATTTA comes from the Gossypium hirsutum isolate 1008001.06 chromosome A06, Gossypium_hirsutum_v2.1, whole genome shotgun sequence genome and includes:
- the LOC107930587 gene encoding D-3-phosphoglycerate dehydrogenase 3, chloroplastic, producing the protein MSVISSSNLTISLNTTISLSWRSSLPSRAIFPRPKKPKTLVVLATALGAKPTVLVAEKIGDAGIQLLKTFANVDCSYNLSPEELCTKISLCDALIVRSGTKVTREVFESAMGRLKVVGRAGVGIDNVDISAATEHGCLVVNAPTANTIAAAEHGIALLTAVSRNVAQADASVKAGKWERNKYVGVSLVGKTLAVMGFGKVGSEVARRAKGLGMQVIAHDPYAPADRARAIGVELVSFGEALTTADFISLHMPLTPATSKMFNDETFSRVKKGVRIINVARGGVIDEEALLRALDSGVVAQAALDVFTEEPPPQENKLVRHENVTVTPHLGASTTEAQEGVALEIAEAVVGALRGELAATAVNAPMVPAEVLLELSPYVALTEKLGRLAVQLVAGGSGVKFVKVTYASTRGPDDLDTRLLRAMVTKGLIEPVSSVFVNLVNADFIAKQRGLRLTEERIVLDGSPEKPLEFIQVRIANVESKFVSAISNSGEITVEGRVKDGKPHLTKVGSFGVDVSLEGSIVLCRQSDQPGIIGKVGNIISEENVNVNFMSVGRIAPGKQAVMTIGLDEEPSRDALKKIGEITAVEEFVFLKL
- the LOC107930588 gene encoding probable carbohydrate esterase At4g34215, which gives rise to MSNMFKLMTWFSMLCVTGSTLVLGRNNTAKDIFILAGQSNMAGRGGVNHGKWDGNIPPECKPKRSILRFTANLDWEVAREPLHVDIDIGKVCGVGPGMAFANEIIRSHRSRTGIIGLVPCAVGGTSINKWGKGSRLYDQLVKRANEALKDGGGTIRAILWFQGESDTVNKDDAETYKGKMVMLIEDLCLDLNLPSLPFIQVVLASGEGTITNIEMVRKAQMGIKMKNVKCVDAKGLPLNADNLHLTTMSEVKLGLKLAYAFLLSFSHFH